Proteins encoded within one genomic window of Actinoplanes octamycinicus:
- the sepX gene encoding divisome protein SepX/GlpR, whose translation MRVPTSVLLAVLAAAGLLALAPALVRRYDATERLAAERASSTARVLQRRRRRRTVPGRRPINPARQVTVTLPAPSGESTPPPQRRLRLVTGRRPVRRAPRRRGAPAVVRRRRVFAALVLLNVIELIGVLAVGPGFWISFAVTGTLLGLYLVHLRNRALADRRRRRIQAREAAWLAARQAEVRREQARRAAARREAQRRLAAQKEAVRRAAMGLDREPSDLPVAANGGSVSYRRRGGLRGRPYEAGGRHHTA comes from the coding sequence GTGAGGGTGCCGACCTCGGTGCTCCTCGCCGTCCTCGCCGCGGCTGGGCTGCTCGCCCTCGCCCCGGCGCTGGTCCGCCGGTACGACGCCACCGAGCGCCTCGCCGCGGAGCGGGCGTCGTCGACGGCGCGGGTGCTCCAGCGCCGGCGTCGTCGCCGCACCGTGCCCGGACGCCGACCGATCAACCCCGCGCGCCAGGTTACGGTTACGCTGCCCGCCCCATCGGGTGAATCCACCCCACCCCCGCAGCGCCGGTTGCGCCTGGTCACCGGCCGTCGCCCGGTCCGCCGCGCGCCGCGCCGCCGGGGCGCCCCCGCGGTCGTCCGCCGCCGCCGGGTCTTCGCCGCGCTGGTGCTGCTCAACGTGATCGAGCTGATCGGCGTGCTGGCCGTCGGCCCGGGCTTCTGGATCAGCTTCGCGGTGACCGGCACGCTGCTCGGCCTCTACCTGGTCCACCTGCGCAACCGGGCCCTCGCCGACCGGCGCCGCCGCCGCATCCAGGCCCGCGAGGCGGCGTGGCTGGCCGCCCGCCAGGCCGAGGTGCGACGGGAGCAGGCCCGCCGGGCCGCGGCGCGCCGCGAGGCCCAGCGCCGCCTGGCCGCCCAGAAGGAGGCGGTCCGGCGCGCGGCGATGGGCCTCGACCGGGAGCCGTCCGACCTGCCGGTCGCCGCCAACGGCGGATCGGTCTCCTACCGCCGCCGGGGTGGCCTGCGCGGCCGTCCCTACGAGGCCGGCGGCCGCCACCACACCGCCTGA
- a CDS encoding GNAT family N-acetyltransferase yields MLGATPGWPAVLADGPVLLRPYQRGDARAWSEVRIANQAWLAPWESAPPGPWAEMNSIRAYSYVYRDMKRAARRGDSMPFAVCLVEGGRERLVGHVNLGNIVRRAFASAYAGYWIDHRVAGRGVIPTALALAVDHAFGPGGLHRIEVNIRPENGPSRRVVEKLGFREEAYHQRYMHIDGGWRDHLGYAMTSEEVAAEGGLLSRWKRVRTTK; encoded by the coding sequence ATGCTCGGGGCGACCCCCGGCTGGCCCGCTGTGCTCGCGGACGGGCCGGTGTTGCTGCGGCCGTACCAGCGCGGTGACGCCCGGGCCTGGTCCGAGGTGCGGATCGCCAATCAGGCCTGGCTGGCGCCGTGGGAGTCGGCGCCGCCCGGGCCGTGGGCGGAGATGAACTCGATCCGCGCCTACTCCTACGTCTACCGGGACATGAAACGGGCGGCGCGGCGCGGGGACAGCATGCCGTTCGCCGTCTGCCTGGTGGAGGGCGGCCGGGAGCGCCTGGTCGGGCACGTGAACCTGGGCAACATCGTGCGGCGGGCGTTCGCGTCGGCCTACGCGGGCTACTGGATCGACCACCGGGTGGCCGGCCGCGGGGTGATCCCGACCGCGCTGGCGCTGGCCGTGGACCACGCGTTCGGGCCGGGTGGGCTGCACCGGATCGAGGTCAACATCCGGCCGGAGAACGGGCCGAGCCGCCGGGTGGTGGAGAAGCTGGGGTTCCGCGAGGAGGCGTACCACCAGCGCTACATGCACATCGACGGCGGCTGGCGGGACCATCTGGGCTATGCCATGACCAGCGAGGAGGTGGCCGCCGAGGGCGGTCTGCTGTCCCGCTGGAAACGGGTTCGCACGACTAAATGA
- a CDS encoding molybdopterin molybdotransferase MoeA, with protein MTATADAEAAANELMPLAEYLGSTLRRLRALPPLDLDLTQAHGNVLAADVVAPHPFPAFDQAAIDGYAARWEDLAGAGRLGAHPAFGQLDSGPTRSVRLNVVGDLGAASWRPVRLTPGTCFSVAAGAPLPIGADVVVPVHWTDQGMAAVEILHAPKRGSGVRRAGEELAVGQVLATAGAYVTPPMVATFAAAGIGHVLVRPSPRVVVVATGDELVDVGRPSQPGQVVDANSHALTAAAVEAGALAYRIGICDDDPEGLRGLLEDQTLRADLIITTGGTGTGPGDMLRRVLSRPGTGRGTVEFTDVALCPGTALGFGTVGGEEVPVVCLPGEPGAALIGFEVLARPAIQLLAGAEPVFRPSVKAHLLETVSSPGGLREFRPAHVAERRGGGYTVQPLAGGPYTLSGLAEANGLLVLGERVTTAAAGSTVDVLLLDRRR; from the coding sequence ATGACCGCTACGGCCGATGCCGAGGCGGCCGCGAACGAGCTGATGCCTCTCGCCGAGTACCTGGGCAGCACGCTGCGCAGGCTCCGGGCGCTGCCTCCGCTCGACCTCGACCTCACCCAGGCGCACGGGAACGTGCTCGCGGCCGACGTGGTCGCGCCGCACCCGTTCCCGGCGTTCGACCAGGCCGCGATCGACGGATACGCGGCCCGGTGGGAGGACCTGGCCGGCGCCGGGCGCCTCGGCGCGCACCCGGCGTTCGGCCAGTTGGACAGCGGCCCGACCCGCAGCGTCCGGCTGAACGTGGTCGGCGATCTGGGCGCGGCCAGCTGGCGGCCGGTCCGGCTGACCCCGGGCACCTGCTTCTCGGTGGCCGCCGGGGCGCCGCTGCCGATCGGCGCCGACGTGGTGGTCCCGGTGCACTGGACCGACCAGGGCATGGCCGCGGTGGAGATCCTGCACGCCCCGAAACGTGGTTCCGGGGTGCGCCGGGCCGGTGAGGAGCTGGCCGTCGGCCAGGTGCTGGCCACCGCCGGGGCGTATGTGACGCCGCCGATGGTGGCCACCTTCGCGGCCGCCGGGATCGGGCACGTGCTGGTCCGGCCCAGCCCGCGGGTGGTGGTCGTGGCGACCGGCGACGAGCTGGTCGACGTGGGCCGGCCCAGCCAGCCGGGGCAGGTGGTGGACGCCAACTCGCACGCGCTGACCGCCGCCGCGGTGGAGGCCGGGGCGCTGGCGTACCGGATCGGGATCTGCGACGACGATCCGGAGGGGCTGCGCGGCCTGCTGGAGGACCAGACGCTGCGCGCCGACCTGATCATCACGACCGGCGGCACCGGCACCGGGCCCGGCGACATGCTGCGCCGGGTGCTGTCCCGGCCCGGCACCGGCCGGGGCACCGTCGAGTTCACCGACGTGGCGCTCTGCCCGGGTACCGCGCTCGGTTTCGGCACGGTCGGCGGCGAGGAGGTCCCGGTGGTCTGCCTGCCCGGCGAGCCGGGCGCCGCATTGATCGGCTTCGAGGTGCTGGCCCGGCCGGCGATCCAGCTGCTCGCCGGGGCCGAGCCGGTGTTCCGGCCGAGCGTGAAGGCGCACCTGCTGGAGACAGTGTCGTCGCCCGGCGGGCTGCGCGAGTTCCGTCCGGCGCATGTCGCCGAGCGGCGGGGCGGCGGTTACACTGTGCAGCCGCTCGCCGGGGGGCCGTACACTCTCTCCGGTTTGGCCGAGGCCAACGGCCTGCTGGTGCTCGGGGAGCGGGTCACCACGGCGGCGGCCGGTTCGACCGTGGACGTGTTGCTGCTCGACCGGAGGCGATGA
- a CDS encoding UTP--glucose-1-phosphate uridylyltransferase has protein sequence MTTNAQESGKRAVKAVIPAAGLATRFLPATKAVPKELLPVVDRPVLQYIVEEAAAAGITDVLLVTGRGKTSMVDHFDRRPDVEQRLAEKGDTERLAAVRRTSELADIYTVRQGEPLGLGHAVGTAASHVGDSPFAVLLGDEFVDEGSPLLPQMLDLQARTGGIVLAFIEVTPEETARYGIASVRESDLGEDVVEVTGLVEKPAPSEAPSNLAVVGRYVLPGKIFDAIAETKPGSGGEIQLTDAMAALLEAGTPVHGIVYRGIRYDTGQPLGYLQTVVQLAAQRPDLGEEFRAWLAEFVGGRKG, from the coding sequence ATGACAACGAACGCGCAGGAGTCCGGCAAGCGTGCGGTGAAAGCGGTGATCCCGGCGGCCGGTCTCGCCACGCGTTTCCTGCCGGCCACCAAGGCGGTGCCGAAAGAGTTGCTGCCGGTCGTCGACCGGCCGGTGCTGCAGTACATCGTGGAGGAGGCGGCCGCCGCCGGGATCACCGATGTGCTGCTGGTCACCGGGCGGGGCAAGACGTCGATGGTGGACCACTTCGACCGCCGGCCCGATGTGGAGCAGCGGCTGGCGGAGAAGGGCGACACCGAGCGGCTCGCCGCGGTGCGCCGCACCAGTGAGCTGGCCGACATCTACACCGTCCGGCAGGGTGAGCCGCTCGGCCTCGGGCACGCGGTCGGCACCGCCGCCTCGCACGTCGGCGACAGCCCGTTCGCGGTGCTGCTCGGCGACGAGTTCGTCGACGAGGGCAGCCCGCTGCTGCCGCAGATGCTCGACCTGCAGGCGCGGACCGGCGGCATCGTGCTGGCCTTCATCGAGGTCACCCCGGAGGAGACGGCCCGCTACGGGATCGCCTCGGTGCGCGAGTCCGACCTCGGCGAGGACGTGGTCGAGGTGACCGGCCTGGTGGAGAAGCCGGCGCCGAGCGAGGCGCCGAGCAACCTGGCCGTGGTCGGGCGCTACGTGCTGCCCGGCAAGATCTTCGACGCGATCGCCGAGACCAAGCCGGGCAGCGGCGGCGAGATCCAGCTGACCGACGCGATGGCGGCGCTGCTGGAGGCCGGCACCCCGGTGCACGGCATCGTCTACCGCGGCATCCGGTACGACACCGGCCAGCCGCTCGGCTACCTGCAGACCGTCGTCCAGCTCGCTGCCCAGCGACCCGATCTGGGCGAGGAGTTCCGGGCCTGGCTCGCCGAATTCGTCGGTGGTCGGAAGGGATGA
- a CDS encoding diguanylate cyclase, with protein MSASLQRGPLPGGCVTLRGRLTSAFLVVVLGPVLLGSVFVALTVAAVSRDRTNERLDHAVTTVRTAVGAICGQLQAAADAVAVVPAESRSAVADQLVGRGLAADIRFTGAESAGPAAAGPAAAEGAGPGGAEGAGPGGAEGAGPRGAEGAGPAGLARRVRPETTVARAGWQDCAAPDGTRVTGIAASARAADVTVFAAQQVDAALLGRLGEASGVTVSLGHNDSGSGGRRRGLAAGPGQPLALILEAPPARPVFRYAVLPLIVLVTALLAVLAARWLARSTTRPLGDLAWAADRVANGDLDTRVPIPRPDELGRLAGTFNRMTRELQSYVQALTASRDQLRRHLAILGDTLSSTHDLDRILPVILRTAMTATGARAGLVLLVDPADGSLAARCAAGLTGEWDLPAADLARRRLAPGRGVLGAVAASGTPLRGTTGEGADEPACESYLAVPICAPPSGDEPDPGPGTLGVLALYDRLGSPCFDDADLRTLRTFAGQAGVAVHNVRVHEEAQRLSLTDPLTGLWNYRYLREVLRREVERASRFGRMLTVLVLDLDHFKEVNDTYGHPAGDQVLGEFARRIRVGLREVDVAFRQGGEEFVVLLPETDAYGGVIVAERLGALVRDRPVRVDPRRPGLDDRIPISVSIGIAVFPEHGDTAQQVLAAADEALYAAKNAGRDTYRLAESVSSRVPEGNFDPAAAGSGPQPPLRGSGR; from the coding sequence ATGTCAGCATCGCTCCAAAGAGGGCCACTCCCGGGAGGATGTGTGACTTTACGTGGCCGGCTCACCAGTGCCTTCCTGGTGGTCGTGCTCGGTCCGGTCCTGCTCGGGTCCGTCTTCGTCGCGCTGACCGTCGCCGCGGTCAGCCGGGACCGGACGAACGAGCGCCTCGATCATGCCGTGACGACCGTGCGGACCGCGGTCGGCGCGATCTGCGGACAGTTGCAGGCGGCCGCCGACGCGGTCGCCGTGGTGCCGGCCGAGTCCCGGTCCGCGGTCGCCGATCAGCTGGTCGGCCGGGGACTGGCCGCGGACATCCGGTTCACCGGCGCGGAAAGCGCGGGACCGGCTGCCGCGGGACCGGCTGCCGCGGAGGGCGCGGGTCCGGGTGGCGCGGAGGGCGCGGGTCCGGGTGGCGCGGAGGGCGCGGGGCCGCGCGGTGCGGAGGGTGCGGGGCCGGCTGGACTGGCTCGGCGGGTGCGGCCGGAGACGACCGTGGCACGGGCCGGGTGGCAGGACTGCGCGGCGCCGGACGGGACCCGGGTCACCGGGATCGCCGCGAGCGCGCGGGCCGCCGACGTCACGGTGTTCGCCGCTCAGCAGGTGGACGCGGCGCTGCTGGGCCGGCTCGGGGAAGCCTCCGGGGTGACCGTCAGCCTGGGCCACAACGACAGCGGGAGCGGTGGGCGGCGACGCGGGCTGGCGGCCGGGCCGGGGCAGCCACTGGCGCTGATCCTGGAGGCGCCACCCGCGCGGCCGGTGTTCCGCTATGCCGTGCTGCCGCTCATCGTGCTGGTCACCGCGCTGCTGGCGGTGCTGGCCGCGCGCTGGCTGGCACGCTCCACCACCCGGCCGCTCGGTGACCTGGCCTGGGCCGCCGACCGGGTGGCGAACGGCGACCTGGACACCCGGGTGCCGATCCCGCGGCCGGACGAGCTGGGCCGGCTGGCCGGCACCTTCAACCGGATGACCCGGGAGCTGCAGTCCTACGTGCAGGCGCTGACCGCCAGCCGGGACCAGCTGCGCCGGCACCTGGCGATTCTCGGCGACACCCTGTCCAGCACCCACGACCTGGACCGGATCCTGCCGGTGATCCTGCGCACCGCGATGACCGCGACCGGGGCCCGGGCCGGCCTGGTGCTGCTGGTCGACCCGGCCGACGGGTCGCTGGCCGCGCGGTGCGCGGCCGGGCTGACCGGCGAGTGGGATCTGCCGGCCGCGGACCTGGCCCGCCGTCGCCTGGCGCCGGGGCGTGGCGTGCTCGGCGCGGTGGCCGCCTCCGGGACTCCGCTGCGCGGGACGACCGGGGAGGGCGCCGACGAGCCGGCCTGTGAGTCGTACCTCGCGGTGCCGATCTGCGCGCCACCTTCGGGTGACGAGCCCGATCCGGGGCCGGGCACGCTCGGCGTCCTGGCGCTGTACGACCGGCTCGGCAGCCCCTGCTTCGACGACGCCGACCTGCGCACTCTCCGCACCTTCGCCGGGCAGGCCGGGGTCGCGGTGCACAACGTGCGGGTGCACGAGGAGGCGCAGCGGCTGTCGTTGACCGATCCGCTCACCGGACTGTGGAACTACCGTTATCTGCGCGAGGTGCTGCGCCGGGAGGTGGAGCGGGCCAGCCGGTTCGGCCGGATGCTCACCGTCCTGGTGCTCGACCTCGATCACTTCAAGGAGGTGAACGACACGTACGGGCACCCGGCGGGCGATCAGGTGCTGGGCGAGTTCGCCCGGCGGATCCGGGTCGGGCTGCGCGAGGTGGACGTGGCGTTCCGCCAGGGCGGGGAGGAGTTCGTGGTGCTGCTTCCGGAGACCGACGCGTACGGCGGGGTGATCGTCGCCGAGCGGCTCGGTGCCCTGGTCCGCGACCGGCCGGTGCGTGTCGATCCGCGGCGTCCCGGCCTGGACGACCGGATCCCGATCAGCGTGTCGATCGGCATCGCCGTCTTCCCCGAGCACGGTGACACCGCCCAGCAGGTGCTCGCCGCCGCGGACGAGGCGCTGTACGCGGCGAAGAACGCGGGCCGGGACACGTACCGTCTCGCGGAGAGCGTTTCGTCCCGCGTACCCGAGGGGAATTTCGATCCGGCCGCGGCCGGCAGCGGGCCGCAGCCGCCACTTCGTGGTTCCGGCCGATAG
- a CDS encoding 5-formyltetrahydrofolate cyclo-ligase, whose translation MSDLAAGAEKSPQNKITLRAQLLTARRSLPATARAAAATQLQDQTLAFVRRSAPRTVAAYVPSPAEPGGPDLPDLLRAALPPGGRLLLPVLLPDNDLDWAEYTGELTPATRGLHEPPGPRLGVTALRTADLILVPALAVGRDGTRMGRGGGSYDRALARLPHPGPLVVALLHDHEAVDAVPAEPHDRPVYGVLTPSGFSPRPLPG comes from the coding sequence ATGTCGGATTTAGCCGCTGGAGCGGAAAAATCACCCCAAAACAAGATCACGCTACGCGCACAGCTGCTCACCGCACGTCGATCACTTCCGGCCACCGCCCGAGCCGCCGCCGCCACCCAACTTCAAGATCAAACCCTGGCTTTCGTACGCCGATCCGCCCCGCGAACCGTCGCCGCCTACGTCCCGTCCCCCGCCGAGCCCGGTGGCCCCGACCTGCCGGACCTCCTCCGCGCCGCGCTGCCCCCCGGCGGCCGCCTCCTGCTGCCGGTCCTGCTCCCGGACAACGACCTGGACTGGGCCGAATACACCGGCGAGCTGACCCCGGCCACCCGCGGCCTGCACGAGCCACCCGGCCCCCGGCTGGGCGTCACCGCCCTGCGCACCGCCGACCTGATCCTGGTCCCGGCCCTGGCAGTGGGCCGCGACGGCACCCGGATGGGCCGCGGCGGCGGCTCCTACGACCGGGCCCTCGCCCGCCTGCCCCATCCCGGTCCGCTCGTGGTGGCCCTCCTCCACGACCACGAGGCCGTCGACGCAGTCCCCGCCGAACCCCACGACCGCCCGGTCTACGGCGTCCTCACCCCGTCCGGCTTCTCGCCCCGGCCTCTCCCGGGCTGA
- a CDS encoding translation initiation factor 2, whose product MSSPTRGPDDDAYWQRPTPDAAPLGRPPQDQPATPEPPAYPGPPRTDPPAAYWRPPTIATPPPPRHMPAQDMDAIDEAEGSARTVTYGVGLVAGAVAVILICLLCGRALL is encoded by the coding sequence GTGAGTTCCCCCACCCGTGGCCCGGACGACGACGCGTACTGGCAGCGGCCCACGCCGGATGCCGCCCCGCTCGGCCGGCCGCCTCAGGACCAGCCCGCCACGCCCGAGCCGCCGGCCTACCCGGGGCCGCCGCGCACCGACCCGCCGGCGGCGTACTGGCGGCCGCCGACGATCGCCACGCCGCCCCCGCCGCGGCACATGCCGGCCCAGGACATGGACGCCATCGACGAGGCGGAGGGCTCGGCGCGCACGGTGACCTACGGGGTGGGCCTGGTCGCCGGCGCCGTCGCCGTGATCCTGATCTGCCTGCTCTGCGGCCGCGCGCTGCTCTGA
- a CDS encoding DUF2231 domain-containing protein, which produces MFDQVNGLPVHALVLHAAVVFVPLLAILAVVYAAVAKWRPRLGWAVALLAVAAPVSTFVAKESGEKLYDRLVSNGLKGKGLEILNDHMDYGGMLFWFVLGLGVVSLVMVGLTVRPERQLSGLLNVVFIVLTVVLALGSLYYVFETGDSGATAVWGSY; this is translated from the coding sequence GTGTTCGACCAGGTCAACGGCTTGCCGGTACATGCTCTCGTGCTGCACGCCGCAGTGGTGTTCGTGCCGCTGCTCGCGATTCTCGCGGTGGTCTACGCCGCGGTGGCGAAGTGGCGGCCCCGGCTCGGCTGGGCGGTGGCGCTGCTCGCGGTGGCGGCGCCGGTCTCCACCTTCGTCGCGAAGGAGTCCGGGGAGAAGCTCTACGACCGGCTGGTGTCGAACGGGCTCAAAGGCAAAGGTCTGGAGATCCTCAACGACCACATGGATTACGGCGGGATGCTGTTCTGGTTCGTGCTGGGGCTGGGCGTGGTCAGCCTGGTCATGGTCGGGCTGACGGTCCGGCCGGAGCGGCAGCTGTCGGGGCTGCTGAACGTGGTGTTCATCGTGCTGACCGTGGTGCTGGCGCTGGGCAGCCTGTACTACGTCTTCGAAACCGGCGACTCGGGGGCGACCGCGGTCTGGGGAAGTTACTGA
- a CDS encoding Fur family transcriptional regulator: protein MSTGEELLRAHGLRVTRPRLAVLEVLTAGGHLEVDEIAQQVRTRLDSVSTQAVYDVLGALSRAGLARRIEPAGSPARFEARAGDNHHHIVCRGCGAIADVDCAIGERPCLTPSEGHGFALDEAEVTFWGLCPACQARRLADTA, encoded by the coding sequence ATGTCCACCGGTGAAGAGCTGCTGCGAGCGCACGGCCTGCGCGTGACCCGTCCGCGCCTGGCCGTGCTGGAGGTGCTCACCGCCGGCGGCCATCTGGAGGTCGACGAGATCGCCCAGCAGGTCCGCACCCGGCTCGACTCGGTCTCCACCCAGGCGGTCTACGACGTGCTCGGCGCGCTGTCCCGGGCCGGCCTGGCCCGGCGGATCGAGCCGGCCGGCAGCCCGGCCCGGTTCGAGGCCCGGGCCGGCGACAACCACCACCACATCGTCTGCCGCGGCTGCGGCGCGATCGCCGACGTGGACTGCGCGATCGGCGAGCGGCCGTGCCTGACTCCGAGCGAGGGCCACGGGTTCGCCCTGGACGAGGCCGAGGTGACTTTCTGGGGTCTCTGCCCGGCCTGCCAGGCCCGCCGCCTGGCGGACACCGCCTGA
- a CDS encoding oxygenase MpaB family protein: protein MMTGDVGLFGPDSITWKLHREPILMLGGLRSLYLQALHPRAVAGVAQNSSYRTDMWGRLSRTADYVATVVYGSTADAEQAGARLRRLHSRLTAVDPRTGERFRLDDPDLLCWVHIAEVESFLTTARRAGVPLTPAEVDAYYTEQLRAAELVGLDPATVPATAAEVDDYYAALRPELGLTRDGAEAAAFLTVPPIPATWGGRALRLGLTLGPPRWAYLGLASTAIGLLPPWARKMYGAPGWPTTDLAAALSARGLRTLLAGLLAVAPAEYRVSPAHQAALARAGLA, encoded by the coding sequence ATGATGACGGGCGATGTTGGTCTCTTCGGACCGGACTCGATCACCTGGAAACTGCACCGTGAGCCGATCCTCATGCTCGGCGGCCTGCGGTCGCTCTACCTGCAGGCCCTGCACCCGCGCGCGGTCGCCGGCGTCGCGCAGAACTCCAGCTACCGCACTGACATGTGGGGCCGGCTGAGCCGCACCGCGGACTACGTGGCCACGGTGGTCTACGGCAGCACCGCCGACGCGGAGCAGGCCGGCGCCCGGCTGCGGCGGCTGCACTCCCGGCTCACCGCGGTCGACCCGCGCACCGGCGAGCGGTTCCGTCTCGACGACCCGGATCTGCTGTGCTGGGTGCACATCGCCGAGGTGGAGTCGTTCCTGACCACCGCGCGGCGTGCCGGGGTGCCGCTCACCCCGGCCGAGGTCGACGCCTATTACACCGAGCAGCTGCGGGCCGCCGAGCTGGTCGGCCTGGACCCGGCGACCGTCCCGGCCACCGCCGCCGAGGTCGACGACTACTACGCGGCGCTGCGTCCGGAGCTGGGCCTGACCAGGGACGGCGCGGAGGCCGCGGCCTTCCTCACCGTCCCGCCGATCCCGGCGACCTGGGGTGGCCGGGCGCTGCGCCTCGGCCTCACCCTCGGGCCGCCCCGCTGGGCCTACCTGGGCCTGGCCAGCACCGCGATCGGGCTGCTGCCGCCGTGGGCGCGGAAGATGTACGGCGCGCCCGGCTGGCCCACCACCGACCTGGCCGCCGCCCTCTCCGCCCGCGGCCTGCGCACCCTGCTCGCCGGGCTCCTGGCCGTGGCGCCCGCGGAGTACCGCGTCTCGCCGGCCCACCAGGCGGCGCTGGCCCGGGCCGGCCTCGCCTGA